One window of Nocardia nova SH22a genomic DNA carries:
- a CDS encoding LysM peptidoglycan-binding domain-containing protein encodes MRTAVEEFSTIDIRFGSADERPVRTTRPVRAAAPRTDSRRPSGARRPSDAVGYDGVSVARLPRGSHPLQRVERARAGLATLAATALITAVAVCGLIGIAHVRSVEPPAATQTVQVQPGESLSEVAQRVAPAKPVRDTVARIVDLNGLRGAEVATGRTLLVPAS; translated from the coding sequence GAATTCAGCACGATCGACATCCGGTTCGGCTCGGCCGACGAGCGCCCGGTCCGTACCACCCGTCCGGTGCGCGCCGCGGCGCCCCGCACCGATTCCCGACGCCCGTCCGGTGCGCGCCGCCCGTCGGATGCCGTTGGCTACGACGGGGTCTCGGTCGCGCGGCTGCCCCGTGGCTCGCATCCGCTGCAACGGGTGGAGCGAGCCCGCGCGGGTCTGGCGACACTGGCCGCCACCGCTCTCATCACCGCCGTCGCGGTGTGCGGCCTGATCGGCATCGCGCACGTCCGCAGCGTGGAACCCCCGGCCGCCACGCAGACGGTTCAGGTGCAACCGGGGGAATCGCTGTCGGAGGTGGCGCAACGGGTGGCGCCCGCGAAGCCGGTGCGCGACACCGTCGCGCGCATCGTGGATCTGAACGGCCTACGTGGCGCCGAGGTCGCCACCGGGCGCACCCTGCTGGTCCCCGCGTCGTGA